In the genome of Gammaproteobacteria bacterium, the window GGCCGAGGGTCGCACAGTCGCTGCAGGCCGGCTCGAAATCATTTGTTAGATCGCTCGCCATGAATCCCGCCGCACCCGCGCCGGCCTTCGATCCCCCCGCGATGGATCCGCGCCTGACCGCGTTGCTGGCGCGGTATCCGCCGGCGATGTTCGGCGAGCGTCTGCATCACAGCATTGAGTTGATGGAGCGTTACAGCATTGATTGGTCCATCGAACTGCTGCATCGCCTGGGCGTCATGGAGCACCTCGCGCAGTGGCAGAGTGCGGCGGCTTTATGTCGTTCAATGGCATTCGCGCCGCGCTTTGAAACGGCGCTGACCTGGCTCTTGGAGCGGCTGCTGGAGACAGGAGGCATTACGTCGCGCGAGCACGCCGGCATGCGGCAATACCGACTTGAGCAGGCGCTGTGGGAACCGGCGCTCGCCGAGTTGCGCGCCGCCGGTATGGCCATCGATCCCGCCAATCGCGCGACTCTGAACCTGCTGGATCATGCGGCGTCGATCTATCCCGCTGTCGCGCGCGGCGAGACGACCGGCGAGCAGGCGCTGTTCGGCATGGACGGCATCCCGTTGTGGCTTGAGTATTTTCACGACGATAACACCACTTACGCCATCAATAACTGGCTTGGCGCGCTTGCCGCTGCGGATTGCGTGGCGACACGCGCCGGAATCCGGATACTGGAAATCGGCGCCGGGACGGGCAGCGCCAGCCAGACGTTGCTGCGGACCTTGAGCGAGCGCGACCTGACACCGCGCATCGAGCGTTATGTGATTACCGAACCCAACGCGTTTTTCCGGCGGCGAAGTCAGCGCGATCTGAGCAGGCAGTACGCGGATCTGCCGCTGGAGTTCCGTGCGCTGGACATCGATAAGCCCTGGGACGCGCAAGATGTGGCACCCGGCGGCTTTCATCTCATTTACGGGATAAACGTGCTACACGTCGCCCACGATCTGGTGTTCAGTCTGCGGCAGGCGCGCGCGTCGCTGGCGGCGGACGGCTGGCTCGTCATTGGCGAATGTCTG includes:
- a CDS encoding class I SAM-dependent methyltransferase, encoding MNPAAPAPAFDPPAMDPRLTALLARYPPAMFGERLHHSIELMERYSIDWSIELLHRLGVMEHLAQWQSAAALCRSMAFAPRFETALTWLLERLLETGGITSREHAGMRQYRLEQALWEPALAELRAAGMAIDPANRATLNLLDHAASIYPAVARGETTGEQALFGMDGIPLWLEYFHDDNTTYAINNWLGALAAADCVATRAGIRILEIGAGTGSASQTLLRTLSERDLTPRIERYVITEPNAFFRRRSQRDLSRQYADLPLEFRALDIDKPWDAQDVAPGGFHLIYGINVLHVAHDLVFSLRQARASLAADGWLVIGECLRPFARQPIYAELMFLLLDGFSDVKTDLQLRPNGGFLTPSQWRTVFACAGFDRVEVRPDVERIREIYPHFFTGAVCGSV